The following proteins come from a genomic window of Populus nigra chromosome 6, ddPopNigr1.1, whole genome shotgun sequence:
- the LOC133695840 gene encoding uncharacterized protein LOC133695840 isoform X1 codes for MRIYVVGQLRIEIEITNINMSSLWSLGVGLVTIIPASTGHNNNKWRRHSNTHFLILLHCSTTTRRSSPPLISCSSSLSSSSSNNHNSLPKQTPPQQLGYDPSADLLGIQVNPKPRNDLSSDPPKPRSWFGPSGQYIRELPCPSCRGRGYTPCSECGIDRFRLDCSLCNGKGMMTCRQCLGDCVIWEESIDERPWEKARSISPFKVKEDDDVDNLEIELAKKKSKRVYQSLSPEVGLKISRSLKSLNAKTGLFSKRMKIIHRDPMLHAQRVAAIKKAKGTAAARKQASETLKAFFSDPENRKKRSIAMKGVKFYCSNCGREGHRKHYCPELKDSLVDRRFKCRLCGKKGHNRRTCPKSRICNHKGKVTWHHRCRICRQGGHNRRSCPQVVGIKFGGSDKFKGFMVSESRKYTCRLCREKGHNARTCPRRNTRPAMLISPPRE; via the exons ATGAGAATCTATGTTGTTGGTCAGTTAAGAATTGAGATAGAGATCACAAACATAAACATGTCCTCCTTATGGTCTCTTGGAGTTGGGCTTGTGACCATTATTCCTGCCTCTACAGGTCATAATAACAATAAGTGGAGAAGGCACAGTAATACTCACTTCCTCATTTTGCTTCATTGTTCCACCACCACTCGGAGAAGCTCTCCTCCTCTCATTTCCTGCTCCTCCTccttatcatcatcatcgtcaAACAATCACAACTCATTGCCCAAACAAACCCCTCCTCAG cagTTGGGTTATGATCCTTCAGCGGACTTACTTGGAATCCAGGTCAATCCAAAGCCAAG GAATGATTTATCCTCCGATCCACCTAAACCAAGGTCTTGGTTTGGTCCGAGTGGTCAGTATATCAGAGAGCTTCCCTGCCCAAGTTGTAGAGGAAGGGGTTATACTCCATGCTCTGAGTGTGGAATTGACAGATTCAGATTAGATTGTTCACTCTGTAATGGAAAG GGTATGATGACTTGTCGTCAATGCTTGGGGGATTGTGTCATATGGGAAGAGTCAATTGACGAGCGACCATGGGAAAAAGCCCGCTCAAT TTCTCCATTCAAGGTGAAGGAGGATGATGATGTAGACAATTTGGAAATAGAGCTGgcgaagaaaaaatcaaagcgTGTTTACCAATCACTGTCTCCTGAAGTTGGACTGAAGATTAGTAGATCACTAAAA AGTCTCAATGCGAAAACTGGACTATTTagtaaaagaatgaagatcatcCATCGTGATCCTATGCTTCATGCACAACGAGTGGCTGCAATCAAG AAAGCAAAAGGAACTGCTGCGGCAAGAAAACAAGCTTCTGAAACTTTGAAAGCTTTCTTTAGTGATCCTGAGAACCGTAAAAAACGGAGCATTGCCATGAAAG GAGTGAAATTTTACTGTTCCAATTGTGGACGTGAAGGGCACAGGAAACACTACTGTCCAGAACTCAAGGATAGCTTGGTAGATAGGCGGTTTAAGTGTCGGCTTTGTGGAAAAAAGGGACACAACAGAAGAACCTGTCCAAAGTCAAGAATTTGCAATCATAAAGGCAAAGTTACATGGCATCATCGCTGCAGGATATGTCGTCAAGGAGGCCACAATCGCAGGTCCTGCCCTCAAGTGGTTGGGATAAAATTTGGTGGCAGCGATAAATTCAAAGGTTTTATGGTTTCTGAAAGCAGAAAATACACATGTCGATTGTGTCGAGAAAAGGGCCACAACGCGAGGACATGTCCTCGCAGAAACACAAGGCCTGCAATGCTTATTAGTCCTCCACGTGAATAG
- the LOC133695840 gene encoding uncharacterized protein LOC133695840 isoform X2 produces MRIYVVGQLRIEIEITNINMSSLWSLGVGLVTIIPASTGHNNNKWRRHSNTHFLILLHCSTTTRRSSPPLISCSSSLSSSSSNNHNSLPKQTPPQLGYDPSADLLGIQVNPKPRNDLSSDPPKPRSWFGPSGQYIRELPCPSCRGRGYTPCSECGIDRFRLDCSLCNGKGMMTCRQCLGDCVIWEESIDERPWEKARSISPFKVKEDDDVDNLEIELAKKKSKRVYQSLSPEVGLKISRSLKSLNAKTGLFSKRMKIIHRDPMLHAQRVAAIKKAKGTAAARKQASETLKAFFSDPENRKKRSIAMKGVKFYCSNCGREGHRKHYCPELKDSLVDRRFKCRLCGKKGHNRRTCPKSRICNHKGKVTWHHRCRICRQGGHNRRSCPQVVGIKFGGSDKFKGFMVSESRKYTCRLCREKGHNARTCPRRNTRPAMLISPPRE; encoded by the exons ATGAGAATCTATGTTGTTGGTCAGTTAAGAATTGAGATAGAGATCACAAACATAAACATGTCCTCCTTATGGTCTCTTGGAGTTGGGCTTGTGACCATTATTCCTGCCTCTACAGGTCATAATAACAATAAGTGGAGAAGGCACAGTAATACTCACTTCCTCATTTTGCTTCATTGTTCCACCACCACTCGGAGAAGCTCTCCTCCTCTCATTTCCTGCTCCTCCTccttatcatcatcatcgtcaAACAATCACAACTCATTGCCCAAACAAACCCCTCCTCAG TTGGGTTATGATCCTTCAGCGGACTTACTTGGAATCCAGGTCAATCCAAAGCCAAG GAATGATTTATCCTCCGATCCACCTAAACCAAGGTCTTGGTTTGGTCCGAGTGGTCAGTATATCAGAGAGCTTCCCTGCCCAAGTTGTAGAGGAAGGGGTTATACTCCATGCTCTGAGTGTGGAATTGACAGATTCAGATTAGATTGTTCACTCTGTAATGGAAAG GGTATGATGACTTGTCGTCAATGCTTGGGGGATTGTGTCATATGGGAAGAGTCAATTGACGAGCGACCATGGGAAAAAGCCCGCTCAAT TTCTCCATTCAAGGTGAAGGAGGATGATGATGTAGACAATTTGGAAATAGAGCTGgcgaagaaaaaatcaaagcgTGTTTACCAATCACTGTCTCCTGAAGTTGGACTGAAGATTAGTAGATCACTAAAA AGTCTCAATGCGAAAACTGGACTATTTagtaaaagaatgaagatcatcCATCGTGATCCTATGCTTCATGCACAACGAGTGGCTGCAATCAAG AAAGCAAAAGGAACTGCTGCGGCAAGAAAACAAGCTTCTGAAACTTTGAAAGCTTTCTTTAGTGATCCTGAGAACCGTAAAAAACGGAGCATTGCCATGAAAG GAGTGAAATTTTACTGTTCCAATTGTGGACGTGAAGGGCACAGGAAACACTACTGTCCAGAACTCAAGGATAGCTTGGTAGATAGGCGGTTTAAGTGTCGGCTTTGTGGAAAAAAGGGACACAACAGAAGAACCTGTCCAAAGTCAAGAATTTGCAATCATAAAGGCAAAGTTACATGGCATCATCGCTGCAGGATATGTCGTCAAGGAGGCCACAATCGCAGGTCCTGCCCTCAAGTGGTTGGGATAAAATTTGGTGGCAGCGATAAATTCAAAGGTTTTATGGTTTCTGAAAGCAGAAAATACACATGTCGATTGTGTCGAGAAAAGGGCCACAACGCGAGGACATGTCCTCGCAGAAACACAAGGCCTGCAATGCTTATTAGTCCTCCACGTGAATAG